One Salmo salar chromosome ssa01, Ssal_v3.1, whole genome shotgun sequence DNA window includes the following coding sequences:
- the rnf185 gene encoding E3 ubiquitin-protein ligase RNF185 yields MASAAPPPAAASTATENPSPGSSSSTAGEGGNQDSTFECNICLDTSKDAVISLCGHLFCWPCLHQWLETRPNRQVCPVCKAGISREKVIPLYGRGSTGQQDPRERTPPRPQGQRPEPENRGGFQGFGFGDGGFQMSFGIGAFPFGIFATAFNINDGRPPPAAPGTPQHMDEQFLSRLFLFVALVIMFWLLIA; encoded by the exons ATGGCTAGCGCTGCCCCTCCACCAGCAGCTGCCTCGACTGCCACTGAGAACCCCAGCCCCGGCTCCAGCAGCTCGACAGCGGGGGAGGGTGGTAACCAGGACAGCACATTCGAATGCAACATCTGCTTGGACACCTCCAAGGACGCAGTGATCAGTCTGTGTGGGCATCTCTTTTG TTGGCCCTGCTTACATCAG TGGTTGGAGACCAGACCTAACAGACAAGTGTGTCCAGTGTGCAAAGCAGGCATCAGTCGAGAGAAAGTCATCCCACTATATGGCAGGGGAAGCACGGGCCAACAGGACCCAAG GGAGCGAACGCCTCCTCGACCACAAGGACAGAGGCCAGAGCCTGAAAATCGTGGT GGATTTCAGGGTTTCGGTTTTGGAGATGGAGGATTCCAGATGTCTTTTGGCATTGGTGCCTTTCCATTTGGCATTTTTGCCACAGCTTTTAACATCAATGATGGAAGACCACCCCCAG ctGCCCCTGGAACCCCTCAGCACATGGATGAACAGTTCCTGTCTCGACTCTTTCTATTTGTTGCTCTGGTGATCATGTTTTGGCTGCTAATCGCATAA
- the LOC106564493 gene encoding uncharacterized protein: MDEKLILSVFNFPELYNTTLPDYRNGDTRSLAWGKISSLTGLPAEECKRKWKNLRDRYFKEVRQEKRSKEETGELAPSRWKYRQSLIFLQPFIKPRNSNAAPANLESPDTINKSTQSEIIPVKTLNTALVNDMKTPSTQVGTMSQLAFVTELSPGQQGAQLSFLGKRPPGAQTYLAPQTSAVLQSSIYASKERPQTRQPASPCSSSTPSKRSAKNRMLLAKEKDHRSDSTIPIRQCDEDEMLLLSFVPALKRLTPQKRCETKIKIQQIMYEAEFSMDQPVTVNETPVTVSKELPDQETS, from the exons ATGGACGAAAAGTTGATATTGTCTGTTTTTAATTTTCCTGAGCTGTATAATACAACTTTGCCAGATTACCGCAATGGTGACACAAGATCACTTGCTTGGGGGAAAATAAGCTCATTGACAGGTCTTCCAG CTGAAGAGTGCAAAAGGAAATGGAAGAATCTGAGAGACCGATACTTCAAGGAAGTACGACAGGAGAAGAGGAGtaaggaggagacaggggagctCGCTCCAAGCCGATGGAAATACAGACAAAGTCTGATCTTTCTTCAACCATTCATTAAACCAAGAAACAGCAATGCGGCTCCTGCCAACCTGGAAAGCCCTGATACGATCAATAAAAGCACACAGAGTGAAATAATACCTGTCAAAACACTCAACACAGCCCTGGTGAACGACATGAAAACCCCTAGCACCCAGGTTGGCACCATGTCACAGCTAGCTTTTGTGACCGAGCTGTCCCCAGGGCAACAAGGCGCCCAACTGTCATTTCTAGGGAAGCGTCCACCAGGCGCCCAGACGTACCTAGCGCCCCAGACATCCGCAGTGCTCCAGTCATCAATTTACGCATCCAAGGAGAGGCCTCAGACAAGACAACCTGCTTCACCATGTTCCTCAAGCACTCCCTCTAAGCGCTCCGCTAAGAACAGGATGCTGCTGGCCAAAGAGAAAGATCACAGATCAGATTCCACGATCCCTATCCGGCAGTGTGACGAGGATGAGATGTTACTCCTCAGCTTCGTTCCTGCTTTGAAGAGGCTAACCCCACAAAAAAGATGTGAGACCAAAATTAAAATCCAACAGATTATGTATGAGGCCGAGTTTAGTATGGATCAGCCAGTGACTGTCAATGAAACACCGGTGACGGTGTCCAAAGAACTGCCAGATCAAGAGACGTCATAA